From a single Mycolicibacterium mengxianglii genomic region:
- a CDS encoding NtaA/DmoA family FMN-dependent monooxygenase (This protein belongs to a clade of FMN-dependent monooxygenases, within a broader family of flavin-dependent oxidoreductases, the luciferase-like monooxygenase (LMM) family, some of whose members use coenzyme F420 rather than FMN.): MTKPHKQIHLAAHFPGVNNTTVWSDPASGSHIEFSSFVKFAQTAERGKFDFMFLAEGLRLREQGGLIYDLDVVGRPDTFTVLAALAGVTDRLGLTGTINSTFNEPYEVARQFASLDHLSDGRAAWNVVTSWDAFTGENFRRGGYLPESQRYERAESFLAAAHTLFDSWRGDEIIADKESGEFLGDPDAGAFAYHDAHFDISGRFNVPRSPQGRPVIFQAGDSERGREFAAAGADAIFSRYGTLAEGQEFYTDVKRRLPAYGRRRDELLILPAATFVLGDTDAEAAEIAQQVRLAQVSPATAIKFLEQLWNRDLSDHDPDGPLPSVDPVVGENTIARGRASVRMYRDPVATANQWRAKAEAENLTTRELIVEVTGRQNFIGSAATIAESINELVQADASDGFILVPHVTPGGLDAFVDRVVPLLQERGVFRAEYTGTTLRDHLGLAYPGRREDLTHVAL; the protein is encoded by the coding sequence ATGACCAAGCCACACAAGCAGATCCACCTTGCCGCCCACTTTCCCGGCGTCAACAACACCACGGTGTGGAGCGATCCCGCCTCCGGCAGCCACATCGAGTTCAGTTCGTTCGTGAAGTTCGCCCAGACCGCCGAGCGGGGCAAGTTCGACTTCATGTTCCTGGCAGAGGGATTGCGGCTGCGGGAGCAAGGCGGCCTGATCTATGACCTCGACGTGGTGGGTCGCCCGGATACGTTCACCGTCCTGGCCGCGCTGGCCGGTGTCACCGACCGGCTCGGGCTGACCGGCACCATCAACTCCACCTTCAACGAGCCGTACGAGGTGGCGCGACAGTTCGCGTCGCTGGACCATCTGTCGGATGGGCGGGCGGCCTGGAACGTCGTCACCTCGTGGGATGCGTTCACCGGCGAGAACTTTCGGCGTGGGGGATACCTGCCCGAGAGCCAGCGTTACGAACGGGCCGAGAGCTTCCTGGCGGCCGCGCACACCCTGTTCGACTCCTGGCGTGGTGACGAGATCATCGCCGACAAGGAAAGCGGAGAGTTCCTGGGCGATCCCGACGCCGGGGCCTTCGCCTACCACGACGCCCACTTCGACATCAGCGGGCGGTTCAATGTGCCGCGCAGCCCGCAGGGCCGGCCGGTGATCTTTCAGGCCGGCGACTCCGAACGCGGCCGTGAGTTCGCCGCAGCGGGCGCTGACGCCATCTTCTCCCGGTATGGCACGTTGGCCGAGGGGCAGGAGTTCTACACCGACGTCAAGCGTCGATTGCCGGCCTACGGACGCCGCCGCGACGAGCTGCTCATCCTGCCCGCTGCCACGTTCGTCCTCGGCGACACCGATGCCGAGGCCGCCGAGATCGCCCAGCAGGTCCGGTTGGCGCAGGTGTCGCCGGCGACAGCGATCAAATTCCTCGAGCAGTTGTGGAACCGGGATCTGTCCGATCATGACCCGGACGGCCCGCTGCCCAGCGTGGACCCGGTGGTCGGCGAGAACACCATTGCGCGTGGACGGGCCAGCGTGCGGATGTATCGCGACCCGGTGGCCACGGCCAACCAATGGCGCGCCAAAGCCGAGGCCGAGAACCTGACCACCCGCGAGCTCATCGTCGAGGTCACCGGGCGGCAGAACTTCATCGGGTCGGCTGCCACCATCGCCGAGTCCATCAACGAACTCGTCCAGGCGGACGCCAGCGACGGTTTCATCCTCGTCCCGCATGTGACACCCGGGGGCCTGGATGCGTTCGTCGATCGGGTGGTGCCGCTGCTGCAGGAACGTGGAGTGTTCCGCGCCGAGTACACCGGAACCACGCTGCGTGATCATCTGGGTCTGGCGTACCCGGGCCGTCGGGAGGACCTCACCCACGTCGCGCTGTGA
- a CDS encoding LLM class flavin-dependent oxidoreductase, with translation MAASQDQLHLAVALDGAGWHPAAWRDPQARPAELLTARYWSDLVVEAERGLLDFVTVEDGLALQSDDAAGGDRRTDRVRGRLDAVLIAARVAPLTRHIGLIPTIVATHTEPFHLSKAIATLDYVSAGRAGVRVQVAPSPVAAAHFGRRRLPESSDELLTEAGDYIEVLRRLWDSWEDDAEIRDVTTGRFIDRTKLHYIDFEGEWFSVKGPSITPRPPQGQPIVAALAHAEPAHRLSARSADVAFVTPRSVVEVGEIAGVLASLRPGAADPVRIFADLVVFLADTAEAAADRRARLDDLAGTAYASDAQIFVGTPVELADLLQEWHAAGATGFRLRPATVPHDLLQITTGLVPELQRRRLFRDGYTDDTLRGRLGLPRPANRYSTAS, from the coding sequence GTGGCCGCTTCCCAGGATCAACTTCACCTCGCTGTGGCGCTGGACGGTGCGGGGTGGCACCCGGCTGCGTGGCGCGATCCGCAGGCCCGGCCCGCAGAGCTGCTGACCGCCCGCTACTGGTCGGACCTGGTGGTCGAAGCCGAGCGTGGACTGCTGGATTTCGTCACTGTCGAGGACGGCTTGGCGCTGCAGTCCGACGACGCCGCGGGCGGTGACCGGCGCACTGACCGGGTTCGGGGGCGCCTCGATGCCGTCCTGATCGCCGCCCGGGTGGCGCCGCTGACCCGCCATATCGGGCTGATCCCCACCATCGTGGCCACTCATACCGAGCCGTTTCACCTGTCCAAAGCCATCGCGACTCTGGACTACGTGAGCGCGGGTCGCGCGGGGGTTCGGGTTCAGGTGGCGCCGAGTCCCGTCGCGGCGGCGCATTTCGGTCGTCGCCGGTTGCCCGAATCGTCGGACGAGCTGCTGACCGAAGCCGGTGACTACATCGAAGTGCTTCGACGCCTCTGGGACAGCTGGGAAGACGATGCCGAGATCCGTGACGTCACCACCGGGCGGTTCATCGACCGGACGAAACTGCACTACATCGATTTCGAGGGTGAGTGGTTCTCGGTGAAAGGACCGTCGATCACGCCGCGGCCGCCGCAGGGTCAACCCATCGTCGCCGCCCTGGCCCACGCTGAGCCGGCGCACCGGCTGAGTGCCCGTAGCGCCGACGTCGCCTTCGTCACCCCCCGCAGCGTCGTCGAGGTCGGCGAGATCGCCGGTGTGCTGGCTTCGTTGCGCCCGGGGGCGGCAGACCCGGTGCGGATTTTCGCCGACCTGGTGGTGTTCCTGGCGGACACCGCGGAAGCCGCCGCGGACCGGCGGGCTCGGCTCGACGATCTCGCCGGCACCGCATATGCCAGTGACGCGCAGATATTCGTCGGCACGCCCGTCGAGTTGGCTGATCTCCTGCAGGAGTGGCACGCCGCAGGTGCAACCGGCTTCCGGCTCCGTCCCGCGACCGTCCCGCACGATCTGCTGCAGATCACCACCGGGCTGGTTCCCGAGCTGCAGCGACGCAGGCTCTTCCGTGACGGCTACACCGACGACACCCTGCGGGGCAGGCTCGGGTTGCCCCGTCCGGCCAACCGCTACTCCACGGCGTCCTAG
- a CDS encoding SRPBCC family protein, giving the protein MTDRIEVRRTIAAAPADVFAVLCDPQGHVAIDSSGMLQAATGEPVTAVGDEFVVHMDREALNDFPDMGRYDVTVRITEYEQDRLIAWTILGQIKPPIGHVYGYRLDPDGDATTVTSFYDWSDIDQKWRDAGIFPVISEPALRATLGVLDRTVRRGYPRG; this is encoded by the coding sequence ATGACCGACCGCATCGAGGTCCGGCGCACCATCGCCGCGGCCCCTGCGGACGTGTTCGCAGTGCTGTGCGACCCGCAGGGTCACGTGGCGATCGACTCCTCCGGAATGCTGCAGGCCGCCACGGGCGAGCCGGTGACGGCCGTCGGCGACGAGTTCGTGGTCCACATGGACCGCGAAGCGCTCAATGATTTCCCCGATATGGGCCGCTACGACGTCACCGTGCGGATCACCGAGTACGAGCAGGACCGGCTGATCGCCTGGACGATCCTCGGCCAGATCAAGCCGCCCATCGGTCACGTCTATGGGTATCGACTCGATCCCGACGGCGACGCCACCACGGTGACGTCGTTCTACGACTGGTCCGACATCGACCAGAAGTGGCGTGACGCCGGGATCTTCCCGGTGATCTCCGAGCCGGCGCTACGCGCCACCCTCGGCGTCCTCGACCGCACCGTACGTCGCGGTTACCCGCGCGGCTGA
- a CDS encoding Clp protease N-terminal domain-containing protein, whose translation MSTPSSQGAVSLDTLIRTITTVHNDPLEQLTDAMLTAEYLGDVADHLIGHFVDQARRSGASWTEIGKCMGVTKQAAQKRFVPRGDTIDPTEGFTRFTPRARSAVVAAQDAARNAHNQEIAPVHLVLGVLADADALATRLVRAQGVEPERIRSLITLPPASGAPLQLVPFNTAAKKALELTFREALRLGHNYIGTEHLLLALLETEDADGPLHRAGVDKDRTEAALVPVLESLSKS comes from the coding sequence ATGAGCACACCATCGAGTCAGGGCGCCGTCAGTCTCGACACCTTGATCCGGACCATCACGACCGTGCACAACGACCCCCTCGAGCAGCTCACCGACGCGATGCTGACCGCCGAGTATCTCGGTGACGTCGCCGACCACCTGATCGGCCACTTCGTCGACCAGGCGCGACGGTCCGGAGCGTCCTGGACCGAGATCGGCAAGTGCATGGGCGTCACCAAACAAGCCGCCCAGAAACGCTTCGTCCCCCGCGGCGACACCATCGATCCCACCGAGGGCTTCACCCGTTTCACCCCACGCGCCCGGTCCGCCGTCGTCGCCGCCCAGGACGCCGCCCGCAACGCCCACAACCAGGAGATCGCACCTGTTCACCTGGTCCTGGGTGTGCTCGCCGACGCCGACGCCCTGGCCACCCGCCTGGTACGCGCCCAGGGCGTCGAGCCCGAGCGGATTCGCAGCCTCATCACCCTGCCCCCGGCCTCCGGCGCCCCGCTCCAACTCGTCCCGTTCAACACCGCGGCCAAAAAGGCACTCGAACTGACGTTCCGGGAGGCCCTGCGGCTCGGCCACAACTACATCGGCACCGAGCACCTACTGCTGGCGCTGCTGGAAACCGAGGATGCCGACGGTCCGCTGCACCGCGCGGGCGTCGACAAGGACCGCACCGAGGCTGCACTCGTGCCCGTCCTGGAATCCCTGTCCAAGAGCTGA
- a CDS encoding RNA polymerase sigma factor, whose translation MRPFEEVVAEFGPMVLRVCRAVVGLDDAEDAWSETFLSALKAYPDLAADANVQAWLVTIAHRRAIDVGRARTRRAVPTDAIPESAAVGADPAENDPDLWTALGALPDKQRHAVAYHHIAGLPFAEIAPLLGNSPAAARRAAADGIAALRTYYRETETV comes from the coding sequence GTGCGTCCGTTCGAAGAGGTGGTGGCCGAGTTCGGCCCGATGGTGCTGCGGGTGTGCCGCGCCGTCGTGGGGCTCGACGATGCCGAGGACGCCTGGTCGGAGACTTTCCTGTCGGCCCTGAAGGCCTACCCGGACCTCGCGGCCGACGCCAACGTCCAGGCCTGGCTGGTGACCATCGCTCACCGCCGCGCCATCGACGTGGGTCGCGCCCGTACCCGTCGCGCCGTGCCCACCGACGCGATACCCGAATCGGCCGCCGTCGGCGCCGATCCCGCCGAGAATGACCCCGACCTGTGGACGGCATTGGGCGCACTGCCGGACAAACAGCGCCACGCCGTCGCCTACCACCACATCGCCGGCCTGCCGTTCGCCGAGATCGCCCCACTGCTGGGCAACTCCCCCGCCGCCGCCAGGCGTGCGGCGGCCGACGGTATCGCCGCCTTGCGGACCTACTACCGGGAGACCGAAACAGTATGA
- a CDS encoding methylated-DNA--[protein]-cysteine S-methyltransferase, translated as MSTNMFSTADEPVILARLHTRLAATAAEAGALDIAYRTVDTPVGALLLAATDVGLVRVAFAVENHDSVLATLAQRVSPRILQSPTRLDDAARQLEQFFQRRRTTFDLPVDLRLAQGFRRSVIEHLRVIDYGHRETYAQVADAVGSPRAVRAVGTACARNPLPVVIGCHRVVRSDGSTGQYAGGATAKQTLLDFEAAQVRE; from the coding sequence ATGAGCACCAACATGTTCAGCACAGCCGATGAGCCGGTCATCCTGGCGCGGCTACACACTCGGCTGGCCGCCACGGCCGCCGAGGCCGGAGCGCTCGACATCGCCTACCGCACCGTCGACACCCCCGTCGGTGCGCTGCTGCTGGCCGCCACCGACGTCGGTCTGGTCCGCGTGGCGTTCGCCGTGGAGAACCACGACAGCGTGCTGGCAACTCTGGCCCAGCGGGTCAGCCCCCGGATCCTGCAGTCCCCGACGCGCCTGGACGACGCCGCCCGCCAGCTCGAACAGTTTTTCCAACGGCGACGCACGACCTTCGATCTGCCGGTGGATCTCCGCCTGGCCCAAGGTTTTCGGCGTTCGGTGATCGAGCATCTGCGCGTCATCGACTACGGCCACCGCGAAACCTACGCCCAGGTCGCCGACGCCGTCGGCAGCCCGCGGGCGGTGCGGGCGGTGGGCACAGCCTGTGCGCGCAACCCACTGCCGGTGGTCATCGGATGCCACCGCGTGGTGCGCTCGGACGGCTCGACGGGTCAGTACGCCGGGGGCGCCACGGCAAAGCAGACCCTGCTGGACTTCGAGGCCGCCCAGGTCAGGGAATGA
- a CDS encoding PPOX class F420-dependent oxidoreductase — translation MKLHDAARELIGSGANATLVTLNPDGSPQVSLVWVALQPSPDHPDTEDELVVGHLTQHKKVRNIRRDPRVALTIIGDGPANAMRPYLSVTGTARIVEGGAPELLRSLAATLTSPDAGFPPEDAPPGYLTRIKVDKVGGVGPWAQ, via the coding sequence ATGAAACTCCACGACGCTGCGCGCGAGCTGATCGGCTCGGGCGCCAACGCAACACTGGTGACACTGAATCCCGACGGCAGCCCACAGGTCAGTCTGGTCTGGGTGGCGCTGCAACCGTCCCCCGACCACCCGGACACCGAGGATGAACTCGTTGTCGGCCATCTGACCCAGCACAAGAAGGTCCGCAACATACGCCGCGATCCCCGGGTGGCCCTGACGATCATCGGCGACGGCCCCGCCAACGCGATGCGTCCCTACCTGTCGGTCACCGGGACCGCACGGATCGTCGAAGGTGGTGCGCCGGAGTTGTTGCGGAGCCTGGCCGCGACGTTGACGAGTCCGGATGCCGGTTTCCCACCCGAGGATGCGCCACCGGGATATCTGACCCGGATCAAAGTGGACAAGGTAGGCGGCGTCGGCCCCTGGGCACAGTGA
- a CDS encoding GNAT family N-acetyltransferase: protein MTSLHISPATTTDIEDVADVAARTFPLACPPSVTADNITAFVAANLSAEKFTDYLADPDRTVLVAREANLVVGYAMVIRGLPDDADVRRAVTVLPTVELSKVYVLPSSHGGTVSAALMSAALDVAVGHGAKSMWLGVNQKNKRAQRFYTKQGFAVTGTKSFRLGSGVEHDFVMTRTLG from the coding sequence GTGACGTCCCTACACATTTCACCGGCGACAACCACCGATATCGAAGACGTCGCCGACGTCGCCGCCCGCACTTTTCCGCTGGCCTGCCCGCCGTCGGTCACCGCGGACAACATCACGGCGTTCGTCGCCGCCAATCTGTCGGCCGAGAAGTTCACCGACTACCTCGCCGACCCTGACCGGACGGTGCTGGTGGCCCGTGAGGCGAACCTGGTGGTCGGCTACGCCATGGTGATCCGCGGGCTACCCGATGACGCCGACGTGCGACGGGCGGTGACCGTGCTGCCGACCGTGGAGTTGTCGAAGGTCTACGTGCTGCCCAGCAGCCACGGCGGCACCGTCTCGGCCGCGCTGATGAGCGCGGCACTCGACGTCGCCGTCGGCCATGGCGCCAAAAGCATGTGGCTGGGCGTGAACCAGAAAAACAAACGCGCCCAACGCTTCTACACCAAACAGGGATTCGCCGTCACCGGCACCAAGAGCTTCCGGCTCGGCTCCGGAGTCGAGCACGACTTCGTAATGACCCGGACCCTGGGTTAA
- the zapE gene encoding cell division protein ZapE: MRSIGARSYSACMDAPTSASIDDGSASGVAHLVDRHPSVSPERLIAQLTPPPTFTDVSFDSYRPDPAEPSQAAAVQKCREFCDQALQRRAGKKKMFGKREVLPGVGLYLDGGFGVGKTHLLASTYFQLAAGSPAPAAFATFGELTQLAGVFGFLECIELLSEYVVVCIDEFELDDPGNTTLVSRLLSQLVERGVSVAATSNTLPEQLGEGRFAAQDFLREINTLSQIFTTVRIEGPDYRHRGLPPAPEPLSDADVTARAATVAGATLDEFDALCAHLATMHPSRYLTLIEGVAAVFLTGVHALDDQNVALRLVSLTDRLYDAGIPVVASGDKLDTVFSEEMLAGGYRKKYLRATSRLLALTAAGMDLD, translated from the coding sequence ATGAGGTCGATTGGAGCACGTAGCTACAGTGCCTGCATGGACGCCCCGACTTCGGCCTCGATTGACGATGGGTCAGCCAGCGGCGTGGCGCACCTGGTGGACCGCCATCCGTCGGTATCGCCGGAACGGTTGATCGCGCAGCTGACCCCGCCCCCGACCTTCACCGACGTCAGCTTCGACTCCTACCGTCCGGACCCGGCCGAGCCCAGTCAGGCGGCGGCAGTGCAGAAGTGCCGTGAGTTCTGCGATCAGGCGCTGCAGCGGCGGGCGGGCAAGAAGAAGATGTTCGGCAAGCGGGAAGTGCTGCCCGGCGTGGGGCTGTATCTCGATGGCGGGTTCGGTGTCGGCAAGACCCACCTGCTGGCTTCGACGTACTTTCAGCTCGCCGCCGGCTCGCCGGCTCCGGCGGCGTTCGCGACGTTCGGGGAGCTGACGCAGCTGGCCGGGGTGTTCGGGTTCCTGGAATGCATCGAGCTGCTCAGCGAGTACGTCGTGGTCTGTATCGACGAGTTCGAACTCGACGACCCCGGCAACACCACGCTGGTGTCCCGGTTGCTGTCGCAACTGGTGGAGCGTGGCGTGTCGGTGGCGGCCACCTCGAACACATTGCCCGAACAGCTGGGGGAGGGCCGGTTCGCCGCCCAGGATTTCCTGCGCGAGATCAACACGCTGTCGCAGATTTTCACCACGGTGCGGATCGAGGGCCCCGACTACCGTCACCGCGGGCTGCCGCCGGCGCCGGAGCCGCTGTCCGACGCCGATGTCACCGCGCGGGCGGCCACCGTCGCCGGGGCGACGCTCGACGAATTCGACGCGCTGTGTGCGCATCTGGCGACGATGCATCCGTCGCGCTACCTGACGTTGATCGAGGGCGTCGCCGCGGTGTTCCTGACCGGCGTGCACGCCCTCGATGACCAGAACGTGGCGCTACGGCTGGTGTCGCTGACCGACCGGCTCTACGACGCCGGCATTCCGGTGGTGGCTTCCGGGGACAAGTTGGACACGGTGTTCAGCGAGGAGATGCTCGCTGGTGGCTACCGGAAGAAGTACCTGCGTGCCACCTCGCGGTTGCTGGCGCTGACGGCGGCCGGGATGGACCTGGATTAA
- a CDS encoding alpha/beta fold hydrolase, which translates to MNRPAHLTALVAATALLAGCAPGLAANPRYATDVRSGGGDQSATSAAPEGPPPIAAPKNDLPWRECTSQVFSDAALPTPPSIRLDCASYDADLDPIAGATGNISIGVVRARSVQTPADAGPLVFTTGSDMPTSQQLPVWLSRSGADILAQHPIVAVDRRGMGMSSAVDCRDLFDRQEMRDQAQFEPGDDPVANLGAVTMTATTSCTDTIAPGDSAYDNVHAAADLERLRSMWDVPSLALMGIGNGAQVALAYAGAHPDKVTRLVLDSPLPLAVSAEAAAEQQVSGQEAALDAFATQCAAIGCALGPDPKAAVDALLDSARQGRGPGGAAVSQLVTAIVTALAFPDGDRVTSTDKLADALAAARSGDDNQLTSLMNRAEALRESDGQFINRCSDALNRPTPDRVRELVVAWGKEFPQFGEVAALNLVKCLNWPSGKAPEDPKDLKTEVLLLGVQNDPIVGSDGVAATAATIINAGAVSRRVMWQGIGHGASVYSGCAMAPLVDYLGSGKTPATDTYCPA; encoded by the coding sequence ATGAATCGGCCCGCCCACCTCACGGCCCTCGTCGCGGCGACCGCATTACTGGCCGGATGCGCGCCGGGCCTGGCGGCCAATCCGCGCTACGCCACCGACGTCCGCAGTGGCGGCGGCGACCAGAGCGCCACGTCGGCCGCACCGGAAGGGCCACCGCCGATCGCCGCCCCCAAGAACGACCTGCCCTGGCGGGAATGCACGTCGCAGGTCTTCAGCGACGCCGCCCTGCCGACGCCGCCGTCGATCAGGCTGGACTGCGCGTCCTACGACGCCGACCTGGACCCGATCGCCGGGGCCACCGGAAACATCAGCATCGGCGTGGTGCGGGCCCGGTCGGTGCAGACTCCGGCTGATGCCGGCCCGCTGGTGTTCACCACCGGCTCTGACATGCCGACCTCCCAGCAGCTGCCGGTGTGGCTCTCCCGCTCCGGGGCCGACATCCTGGCCCAGCACCCCATCGTCGCCGTGGACCGTCGCGGCATGGGCATGTCCAGCGCAGTGGACTGCCGCGATCTGTTCGACCGTCAGGAAATGCGCGATCAGGCGCAGTTCGAACCCGGTGACGACCCCGTGGCCAACCTGGGAGCGGTCACCATGACCGCGACCACCAGCTGCACCGACACCATCGCACCCGGCGACAGCGCCTACGACAACGTGCACGCCGCCGCCGACCTGGAACGGCTGCGCAGTATGTGGGATGTGCCGTCTCTGGCCCTGATGGGCATCGGCAACGGCGCCCAGGTGGCACTGGCCTACGCCGGCGCGCACCCCGACAAGGTGACCCGGCTGGTGCTCGATTCCCCGCTTCCGCTGGCCGTGTCCGCCGAGGCCGCCGCCGAACAACAGGTCAGCGGGCAAGAGGCCGCACTGGATGCGTTCGCCACCCAGTGCGCGGCCATCGGCTGCGCACTCGGCCCGGACCCGAAGGCCGCCGTCGATGCGCTGCTGGATTCGGCACGTCAGGGCCGCGGTCCCGGCGGAGCGGCGGTGTCACAGTTGGTCACCGCCATCGTCACGGCCCTGGCGTTCCCGGACGGGGACCGTGTCACCAGCACCGACAAGCTGGCCGATGCGCTGGCCGCAGCCCGCTCCGGCGACGACAACCAGTTGACCAGCCTGATGAACCGGGCCGAGGCGCTGCGCGAGTCCGACGGCCAGTTCATCAACCGCTGCAGCGATGCCCTGAACCGGCCGACCCCCGACCGGGTACGTGAGCTCGTCGTCGCCTGGGGCAAGGAGTTCCCGCAGTTCGGCGAGGTCGCCGCGCTGAACCTGGTGAAGTGCCTCAACTGGCCCAGCGGCAAGGCGCCCGAGGACCCGAAGGACCTCAAGACCGAGGTGCTGCTACTCGGGGTGCAGAACGACCCGATCGTCGGCTCCGACGGGGTGGCGGCCACCGCGGCCACCATCATCAACGCCGGCGCGGTCAGCCGCCGGGTGATGTGGCAGGGCATCGGGCACGGCGCGTCGGTCTACTCGGGCTGCGCCATGGCACCGCTGGTGGACTATCTCGGCAGCGGCAAGACGCCCGCGACCGACACCTACTGCCCCGCCTGA
- the aftC gene encoding arabinofuranan 3-O-arabinosyltransferase — protein MYGAHVTAVDAARTRLLKVFRPRTSPPSVAMVLRSVLWPLAIMSVFHRTYVLATNGYITDDFGPVYRAVINFKMGWDIYNENFNHVDPHYLYPPGGTLLLAPFGYLPVDASRYWFITFNTVAILLAAYFLVRLFKFSASSVALPALILGMFLTESVTSTLVYTNINGCILLGEVLFLMWLLDGRHSREWLAGAAVGLTLVVKPSLAPLLLLPLLNRQWRALATAFGVPLVFNVVAWPLTSDPGSFIERTVPYILSTRDYFNSSILGNGIYYGLPMWLILLLRVLFAALAIGSLVLLYRYYRTRDPLLWMVTSSGVLLTASYLVLSLGQGYYSMMLFPFVMSVVLPNSVIRNWPAWLAIYGFFTMDRFLMWHWPTTGRFLEYMKITYGWSLLLIVVFCVLYFRYLDAKSDGRLEQGIDPPWMTPAKERDSVGA, from the coding sequence GTGTACGGTGCGCACGTGACGGCAGTAGACGCGGCACGCACCCGCCTATTGAAAGTATTCCGCCCCCGCACCTCCCCGCCGAGTGTCGCGATGGTGTTGCGGTCGGTTCTGTGGCCCCTGGCAATCATGTCGGTGTTCCACCGCACCTACGTGTTGGCCACCAACGGCTACATCACCGATGACTTCGGCCCGGTGTATCGCGCCGTCATCAATTTCAAAATGGGCTGGGACATCTACAACGAGAACTTCAACCACGTCGACCCGCACTATCTGTACCCGCCCGGTGGCACCCTGCTGCTGGCCCCGTTCGGCTACCTGCCCGTTGATGCCTCCCGGTACTGGTTCATCACCTTCAACACCGTGGCGATCCTGCTGGCCGCCTATTTCCTGGTACGGCTGTTCAAGTTCTCGGCGTCGTCGGTGGCGCTGCCTGCGCTGATCCTGGGCATGTTCCTCACCGAATCCGTAACCAGCACACTGGTGTACACCAACATCAACGGCTGCATCCTGCTCGGCGAGGTGCTGTTCCTGATGTGGCTCCTCGACGGCAGACACAGCCGCGAATGGCTGGCCGGCGCCGCTGTGGGCCTGACCCTGGTGGTCAAACCGTCGCTGGCGCCGCTGCTGCTGCTGCCGCTGCTGAACCGGCAGTGGCGGGCGTTGGCCACAGCCTTCGGTGTGCCGCTGGTGTTCAACGTCGTCGCCTGGCCGCTGACCAGCGACCCGGGCAGCTTCATCGAGCGGACCGTGCCCTACATCCTGAGCACCCGCGACTACTTCAACTCCTCGATCCTGGGCAACGGCATCTACTACGGGCTGCCGATGTGGCTCATTCTGCTGTTGCGGGTCCTGTTCGCGGCCTTGGCCATTGGCAGCCTGGTGCTGTTGTACCGGTACTACCGCACCCGTGACCCGCTGCTCTGGATGGTGACGTCCTCGGGTGTGCTGCTCACGGCGTCCTATCTGGTGCTCTCCCTGGGCCAGGGTTACTACTCGATGATGTTGTTCCCGTTCGTGATGTCGGTGGTGCTGCCGAACTCGGTGATCCGCAACTGGCCGGCCTGGCTGGCCATCTACGGCTTCTTCACCATGGACCGGTTCCTGATGTGGCACTGGCCGACCACCGGCCGGTTCCTGGAATACATGAAGATCACCTATGGCTGGTCGCTGCTGCTGATCGTGGTGTTCTGCGTGCTGTACTTCCGCTACCTCGACGCCAAATCCGACGGCCGACTGGAACAGGGCATCGATCCGCCATGGATGACGCCTGCGAAAGAGCGCGATAGCGTGGGCGCATGA
- the msrB gene encoding peptide-methionine (R)-S-oxide reductase MsrB: MSPHASELPGPKVSLTDDQWREKLTPQEFAVLRQAGTEPAYVGEYTDTKTEGVYQCRACGAELFRSSEKFDSHCGWPSFFDPSHSDAVILRPDDSHGMRRVEVLCAHCQSHLGHVFTGEGYPTPTDQRYCINSISLKLVPKA; this comes from the coding sequence ATGAGCCCCCACGCGTCAGAGCTGCCCGGCCCGAAGGTGTCCCTGACCGACGACCAGTGGCGCGAGAAGCTCACCCCGCAGGAATTCGCCGTCCTGCGGCAGGCCGGTACCGAACCGGCCTACGTCGGTGAGTACACCGACACCAAAACCGAAGGCGTCTACCAGTGCCGGGCCTGCGGTGCCGAATTGTTCCGCAGTTCAGAGAAATTCGACTCGCATTGCGGGTGGCCGTCGTTCTTCGACCCGTCGCATTCGGACGCGGTGATCCTGCGCCCTGACGACTCCCATGGCATGCGCCGCGTCGAAGTGCTCTGCGCCCACTGCCAGAGCCACCTGGGCCACGTGTTCACCGGTGAGGGTTATCCCACCCCGACCGATCAGCGCTACTGCATCAACTCGATTTCGCTGAAGCTGGTGCCGAAAGCCTGA